In Trueperella pecoris, the DNA window ATCTGAATTGATTGATCCCCGATGCCGCCTTCGCGGCTGCGAACGTAGGTAAGAATGACTCATCCATCCTCTGTCTTGCGAGGTCGTGCGCTGATTACCGGTGGCTCTTCAGGCCTTGGTTTGACCTTCGCGCGCCAGCTAGCAGAACGCGGCTTGGATCTCGTTCTTGTGGCGCGCAACGCCGAACGCCTGGACGAGGCGGCTGAGGCTCTTCGAAACGCCGGCGTTGAGGTGGAGACGTTGGTCGCTGACCTGGCTGACGACGCCGGCGTCGCGGCTGTCTCGCAGCGCCTGGGTTCGGCGAGCTCCCCGGTCAGCGTCTTCGTCAACAATGCGGGCGCCGGGTTGTATGCCAAGATGACCACGGCCGATCCGACCGAGCTCCTGGCGGGTGCCCAGCTGATGGCGTTGGCGCCGATGGTGTTGGGTGGAGCGGCGGCCGCGGCGATGAAAGAGCGCGGCGAGGGCGTCATCATCAACACGTCCTCGATGTCGGGCGCGGCACCCATGGGCGCATATTCGGCGATTAAGGCCTTCGTCCGTGTGTGGTCGGATTCCCTCGCGATCGAGGCGGCTGCCTTCGGCGTGCAGGTTGTTACCTTCATCCCGGGTTGGGTGCGCACGCAGTTCCATGCGCGAACCGGCGTGTCGACCTCGTCGATTCCGGACTTCCTCTGGCTCGACGCCGATCGGGTCGTCGCCGAGTGCCTGGCCGACGTCGAGAAGGGCAAGACGTCGTCAACTCCCTCCAAGCGCTTCAAACTGATTGGCTTCTTGGCCAAGCACGCGCCCGCGCCGGTGGTGGCCGCGGCGGTGAAAAAGCTCAATAAAGGCCGCCGATGAGCGAGCTTCACCCGCTGGACGACTACCATTCGGAGTCGAAGATGAGGGCGCGTAAGAACGTGCGCCGATTCTTCACGCGCCCGGCCCTGAAGACGATCCTTTCCACCACTGTCACCGGCCAGGACAACGTGGAGGGTCTCGAGGGCGCCTACATTGTAGTCGGCAACCACACCTCGCACCTGGATGCGCCGATGGTTTTCACCCTCCTGCCCGAGCACATGACGGAGCGGCTCGCCACGGGCGCCGCTGCGGATTACTGGTATCGTCGCCCCGCTATTTCGAAGGTGACCTCGCTCTTTTTCAACACGTATCCGATCGAGCGCAAGAACAAGTCTGGTGACCCGAACGCCGGCCGCGCCAAGGGCATGACCTCGCGCCTCCTCAAGGACGGCATCCCGATCCTCATTTTCCCGGAGGGTACGCGTTCTCGTACGGGAGAGATGGGCGAATTCAAGGTGGGCGCCGCCGCGCTGGCCATCAAGTTTGATATTCCGATTGTTCCGTTGGCAATGCGCGGGGGCCACGAGGCCATGCCGGTCGGGTCCGTGCTCCCCGCCGCCAATCGGCCCCCGATCGACATGTTCATCGGTAAGCCCATGTATGCCCATGAGGGCGAGCAGCCGGAGGCGTTTATGGCTCGCGTTCGTTCCCACATTGTGGCGATGCTTGAGCAGAGCTCACCCTACCCCGAGGAAATTTAGGCCGGTCAAAGTCACCTAGTGGCCCTTGCTAGCGGCTGCCCCTAGTAGCTCCGAGTTGTTGCTCGTGGCGGTCGGTTACTGTCCCCGCCCGCGCCATTCGCGCTTTTTCTTCACGACGACGGGCTCGCCGTTCTCGTCCAACACTCCCGGGAATTCGAGCCGCACCGTTAGGCCCCCGCCTTCTGTTTCGGAGACGCACGCGACGCCGTCGTGAACCTGCATAATGGCCGAGACGATCGCTAGGCCGAGGCCGGAGCCGCCCGAGACGCGTGATCGCGAGGTGTCGGTGCGGTAGAAGCGTTCGAAGATGCGTTCGGCCTCGTCCGCGGTGATACCGGGCCCGTGGTCGCGCACTTCGACGATTCCGCGGTCGGGCCGCTCAGGGTCGACGCCGACGGCGACCTCCACCGCCGTCCCCTCGGGCGTGTGAGTGATGACGTTGGACAACAAATTCGTGATGACCTGCGTGACCTTTTCGGCATCTGCGTTCACGACGACAGAGCGCGGCTCCTCGCCGCGAAGGCCGATGACCTCGGCGGGCCAGAGCGGGGCCCGCACATGAAAATCCGTCACCGTGTTGAGCGCGACCGTTGCGAGATCGACGTTTTGCATGTTGATCTTGCGGCGCTCGTCGAGGCGGGCAAGCTGAAGCAGGTCGTCAACGAGGTGCGCCATGCGTTCGGACTCCGATTCGATACGGGACATCGCCTGATCCACGCCCTCGGCGGGCACACCGCCCAGGCGATAAAGCTCGGCATATCCACGAATCGTGGCGAGGGGCGTGCGCAGCTCATGGGAGGCGTCCGAGACGAACTGCCGCATCCGCTTCTCCGAGGCCACCTGCACGTCAAAGGACTCCTCCACGCGCGAGAGCATCTTGTTGATGGACTGGCCAAGGAGGGCAACTTCCGAGCCGTCTGTTCCGGTGGGGACGCGGACGGACAGATTCCGGGCGGCAACTTCGTGGGTGGCGCGCTCAATGTCACGCAGGCCCGTGAGGGATTGATCCACGAGGAGGTAAGCTGCGAGCGCGCCGAGGACCAGGGTGATGAGCACGAGCGTGGCCAGTGCACCGGCGAGGTTGCGCACCGTTTCATCGATCTGTTCGAGGGGCAGTCCGATGACGACGGTGCCGACGGAGGTCAACGTCGTCGGCGAAAAATTGAGCTCGGTGGTGATGATTCGCCACTCTTGGCCGTCCAGCGTTGATGGCACGGTGAAAGGCGCCGAGGACTTGCGTTCGGCGAGCTCCTCGGGATTGAGCGGAGTGCCGTTCTCCTCCGCGATGTGAGAGTTAACCACGGTAATGTGGCTGTAAGGCTTGCCGTTGACCTTGTCGTCATAGGTGATGAAAAGGTAGAACTCGCTGGGCAGGAGCTGATCGCGGGTGTCGTTGATGAGCTGTTCGACGGTGACGGTGGCCATCGTGCGCCCGGACGAGCGGAGGTTTCGGTCCGCTTCGTCGATCAGGGAAGCACGTAGCGTGACGGTAGCGAGCCACGAAATCGTGATGAGCACGAAGGCCATGAGCACCATGAACGCGAAGACGATGCGAACCGAGAGGGTCCGCCATACTTTCGGCGCCGGGCGCCGGTCCTTAAAAAGGGCAGTACTCATTTCGCCCGGCGAAGCACGTAGCCGATGCCGCGCTTAGTGTGGATGAGAGGCTCGAGTGCGTCCGCCTCCGCGGGGTCGTCAATGCCGAGTGCCTCCGGCGAATCGATCTTGCGGCGCAGGTAGGAGATGTAGGACTCGACGATGGAGGCCTCGCCCTCCCAGTTGTAGTCCCACACGTGTTCAAGGATCTGAATCTTGGACACCACGCGTTCGGCGTTAATCAGCAGGTAGCGCAGGAGCTTGTACTCGGTTGGCGAGAGGTCGACGTCGCGGCCGGCACGGCGCACCTCATAGCTATCCTCATCCATTTCGAGATCGTGATAACGCAATACGTCGGGTTCGGACGTATCCGGATTGGTTCGCCGCAAAATAGCGTGAATGCGGGCCACGACCTCCTCCAAGGAGAACGGCTTGGTGACGTAATCGTCCGCACCAACCTCCAGGCCACGGACACGATCTTGCACGTCATCTTTCGCTGTCAGGAAGAGCACAGGCAGATCGGGCTCACGTTCCCGCAGATGCGTGAGAACCTCGAAACCGTCCATGTCGGGCAGCATGATGTCGAGGACAACAATGTCTGCCAGGAAGTCGCGTTCCACGCGCATTGCCTCCGCGCCGTTTTGGGCGGTGGCAACGTCAAACCCCGCAAAGCGGAGCGATGCCGAGAGCAATTCACGAATCGTCGGCTCATCGTCAACGACGAGAATCTTTGCCTCGGGTTTTTCTTTACCTAACTGTGCAACCATGGATCAATCTTGCCCCAAAAACGCGCACAACAGGAAGACAATCCACAGCCAATCCGCGTTCGATGAAACCGACGCCCCTCTAGGTGGACGCCAAGTGCCGCTCTATATGAAGGTGAGCGGGTCGAAATCGTTCAGGTCAATGGGGTAGATACGATTGAGGGTCTGGTTGAACGCCGACATATCATACTCCAGATCCACGATCTTCAATCCACGCTCCTCAAGCTCCGCCAACTGAGCCGAGAGATACTCGCGGAAACACACAATCGCAACCCTGTGGCCGGCGTCGAGCAGCTGCCTCACCTGCGGCAAATAATCCACGTCGTGGGAGGCAATAACGATGTCCCTACCCGGGCGATACTTTGCGATAGCTTCGAGCGTGCGCTGGATGCCGGCGTCGACGATCTTCACATCGGGGTCATTGCTCGTGAGTAGCACAGGCTGCCAGCCGATCGCC includes these proteins:
- a CDS encoding lysophospholipid acyltransferase family protein, giving the protein MSELHPLDDYHSESKMRARKNVRRFFTRPALKTILSTTVTGQDNVEGLEGAYIVVGNHTSHLDAPMVFTLLPEHMTERLATGAAADYWYRRPAISKVTSLFFNTYPIERKNKSGDPNAGRAKGMTSRLLKDGIPILIFPEGTRSRTGEMGEFKVGAAALAIKFDIPIVPLAMRGGHEAMPVGSVLPAANRPPIDMFIGKPMYAHEGEQPEAFMARVRSHIVAMLEQSSPYPEEI
- a CDS encoding SDR family NAD(P)-dependent oxidoreductase; protein product: MTHPSSVLRGRALITGGSSGLGLTFARQLAERGLDLVLVARNAERLDEAAEALRNAGVEVETLVADLADDAGVAAVSQRLGSASSPVSVFVNNAGAGLYAKMTTADPTELLAGAQLMALAPMVLGGAAAAAMKERGEGVIINTSSMSGAAPMGAYSAIKAFVRVWSDSLAIEAAAFGVQVVTFIPGWVRTQFHARTGVSTSSIPDFLWLDADRVVAECLADVEKGKTSSTPSKRFKLIGFLAKHAPAPVVAAAVKKLNKGRR
- a CDS encoding response regulator transcription factor is translated as MVAQLGKEKPEAKILVVDDEPTIRELLSASLRFAGFDVATAQNGAEAMRVERDFLADIVVLDIMLPDMDGFEVLTHLREREPDLPVLFLTAKDDVQDRVRGLEVGADDYVTKPFSLEEVVARIHAILRRTNPDTSEPDVLRYHDLEMDEDSYEVRRAGRDVDLSPTEYKLLRYLLINAERVVSKIQILEHVWDYNWEGEASIVESYISYLRRKIDSPEALGIDDPAEADALEPLIHTKRGIGYVLRRAK
- a CDS encoding sensor histidine kinase — protein: MSTALFKDRRPAPKVWRTLSVRIVFAFMVLMAFVLITISWLATVTLRASLIDEADRNLRSSGRTMATVTVEQLINDTRDQLLPSEFYLFITYDDKVNGKPYSHITVVNSHIAEENGTPLNPEELAERKSSAPFTVPSTLDGQEWRIITTELNFSPTTLTSVGTVVIGLPLEQIDETVRNLAGALATLVLITLVLGALAAYLLVDQSLTGLRDIERATHEVAARNLSVRVPTGTDGSEVALLGQSINKMLSRVEESFDVQVASEKRMRQFVSDASHELRTPLATIRGYAELYRLGGVPAEGVDQAMSRIESESERMAHLVDDLLQLARLDERRKINMQNVDLATVALNTVTDFHVRAPLWPAEVIGLRGEEPRSVVVNADAEKVTQVITNLLSNVITHTPEGTAVEVAVGVDPERPDRGIVEVRDHGPGITADEAERIFERFYRTDTSRSRVSGGSGLGLAIVSAIMQVHDGVACVSETEGGGLTVRLEFPGVLDENGEPVVVKKKREWRGRGQ
- a CDS encoding nuclease, with translation MYILIDGENIDATLGVNILKRAPHPEERPRWDRVLHYDPWADGSATSEVTGEEPTSSDGVGTTGLFYMNATQRTAMTFVQALLAIGWQPVLLTSNDPDVKIVDAGIQRTLEAIAKYRPGRDIVIASHDVDYLPQVRQLLDAGHRVAIVCFREYLSAQLAELEERGLKIVDLEYDMSAFNQTLNRIYPIDLNDFDPLTFI